The segment AATTTACAAcccaatttttatatatatttatactatagtgtaaaaaataaataaataaatgacgTAATAAgtgaaaaaatcattttaaccACACGAGATCAACATATGAACAATAAGAAAACATATACAAACATCGTCCATTTGTtcaatgaatattatatatttttaatgctcTCTATATACTCAATATAatcaaaatatctattttaatatatatatatatattattaaaactgaagtaagtattagaattttttttttcattctaatAACTACATGCGCTacctaattaataattattaattaattgacaacaaatcaatgacaaaaaaaaaagacaacaaatcatttgttttgttagattttttgctATCCAAACTTCAAACTTAATTGATTAACTacaaatcatttattttgttaaattctTTTCTAAGCAAACGTACGAAACTTACGATTATTTTCTAACTGGATTATTCTGTAACCAAATTTtacaataaaactaaaaaaatttatttaaaatgtatcTACAAACTTTAAATGTTAtagatatattcatatatatcattattttatttcacatgcaaaatataaactatagatatttttattaaaatatataaagttatttttaaaatatatattaaataatttgatgaTTAATACAATTCacacatataaatttaattataagaatacaataaataaatttcaatttctcaaaaatgaaaataaaagtgaaatttatttggcatataaaaaaatttagagacatatatatctatgttattaaaacatgatacatttaatttttaaaatatagatttattaatatatatataaacataataattggtactctaatttataaataaatacatcaaaATGGTTACTGtagtcaaaaatataaatcgacaaatatattatataatatatttttaatttgttttgtattCTACCATAATATGAGAAATCAACAAATTACACACAGTAAAAATAATCCATTTATCACAATTACAAATCGAATAAATACCATATGAATGTATGTTTCTAcaactattatattttgtattgtaaaaaaaattatatgtttattttattaattaaacacCCGTGCCGATGCACGGGTCAAactctagttttttttaaagattaattATGGTTGATTTGATTCGTCCAAAGTTTAATGTTTTGATGATGGATTCTTTGTTTAGAGGTAAGTTTGTTTGTAATATTTGAAGTCGAACTGCGCTCTCTTGGAGTGTGTTCACCACTTGTTCGATGTAATGTGTCCAAAGTTGTCATGCATTTTAGTAAATTACTGAGAATGTTTTGCAGTAATGGAGGAGGGACGTCAAAAGGACTTGCAGTTGTTGGAAGAAATCATTGATAAAGGTTTAAAGGAGAAGCTTTTACAGACTATTGCTTCACGGTATTTGAAAGTTACCTCCTTTTTTCAGAATCTAGATTTATGAATGATGCTAAAGAGTGTGTGTATGTAAAGGTCTTTCTTGTAGTGTTAGGTTAGCTTGTTTTCGTAATGCATCATTAGTTGGTTTGGCAGGGACAAGATCTTTGAAGAACAAAAAGTACTGTatccttttattttatatgaaagtCTCTTGCTTCTGAAAATGTTCTTCTCATTAAGCTGATCCTTGATGTTTTGTTAGTTTCTCCCTTGTTTCCATCTCTCCACTAAAGAGGAACTGTTCTTAGTTTAGTCGGTCTCAATACTTGGCTGTTCTAGTCAGCTCTAATTGGGTTGGAAAATTCTCTTTTACCTTAACGGCTACTCTCACTTGAGCTCTGACTTGCGGAAAAACCTAGAAACTCTGGAGGAAAATGGTGTAAACAGTCTCAAAACGATGGTCAACCCCGGTTCAGAAGTTTACATGCAAGCTCATGTGTAAGTCTCTTATAGCGCTGCTTCTTTCGTTTCATCTTAGTCCAGTCATACACTGTCTCCAATTCCCTTACTGAGCTTAATGCATTTTCACAAATAATGCAAAACACTTGTGCATTCAAGTAGTGTGTTTTAACTATGTTCTGTATGTATTAAATGTTGGAATAAAATTGGAGATGGCATCTACGAGGCTTGCTTCTGATTTCTTTTTACACTTGACATCTTTGAGTTCAGGCCAGATACAAGGCACACATTCGTGGATGTAGGGCTGGGATTTTATGTGGAGTTCACCAGGCAAGAAGCTCTTGACTATATTCCACAACGGGAGGAAAGAGTTAAAAAGTATGTTAACACCttgcttttcttttctttttggctCCACATGCTGCTTTTCTCAAAACTTTTGAAAACTATGGTTGCTTCTGTATAAATACAATGACTCACTGTGTGATGAAAACTGAGTTGTCTGGTGGAATGCATCATAGTTGATGGTTTTGTTTTGACAGTCTTCCAACTCATCGAGCATATCTATTTGATTTGATGGGACTATAATGAGTTAGAACAAGTATACTTGTTTCAAATATACTTTGACAGTCTTCCAACTTTTCTTAAGAGCGAGATCATTAACAGTTTAATTCAACCAATCAGAATCGAGTTAAGCATTTAACAGAAATGCCACATCAGCAATTCAATATGTGACACCTTTGGCGTTGCTCTTTCTTCTCTACTACGGTTGCGGTTGAAACCTAACTCAATCCGGGGAATCGCCACATTTGTTGTAGGTATGTAACGATCCATGCCAATGGCTTTTGTTTAATCGTTATGCTTGACTTTGGGGTGTTCTAAAATTGGTGGTGATAATGCTTGTTAGTGCTTCAGTCTTTTCTTGATTTTCGTTTAAAGATTTGAGCCTTTCCTACGAATATCGTTTGATCTTCCGCATCATTCAGATCAGAGATGAAGATTGGTACTAGTTTATGTTTCTGAATTTCATAATGAATTGATTTGATGATCACTTGGATGGATGTGTGTCTCAGtctcagagagagagagagagctgtgATGGATCCAGCACATAACACAAGCGCAGCAGAGATTGGTGGGAGCAATGGTAATGCAACTGTGTCTGACGATTCAAAGGAGAGCCTGGACCAAGTCATCAACTCTAT is part of the Brassica rapa cultivar Chiifu-401-42 chromosome A09, CAAS_Brap_v3.01, whole genome shotgun sequence genome and harbors:
- the LOC103840866 gene encoding uncharacterized protein LOC103840866 yields the protein MEEGRQKDLQLLEEIIDKGLKEKLLQTIASRLACFRNASLVGLAGTRSLKNKKYCILLFYGYSHLSSDLRKNLETLEENGVNSLKTMVNPGSEVYMQAHVPDTRHTFVDVGLGFYVEFTRQEALDYIPQREERVKKYVNTLLFFSFWLHMLLFSKLLKTMVASV